The following are encoded together in the Actinoplanes sp. N902-109 genome:
- a CDS encoding sigma-70 family RNA polymerase sigma factor: protein MHATVMERLTHDEVGVMTQQRSGGRWQALDGGRSAGNDDGVMPRQARHEAGSATASHEDTLVRMLYEEHAGPLLMFVLRLTGGDRQRAEDIVQETLLRAWRNAHRLGAQGQQSLRPWLVTVARRIAIDEHRSVSARPPETYDRELESFPSTADDTDRVLQLMTVTDSLRTLSQSHREILVETYFRGRTVPEAAEVLGLPLGTAKSRVYYALRALRTALQQRGVTE, encoded by the coding sequence ATGCATGCGACGGTCATGGAGCGGCTCACGCACGACGAGGTGGGCGTCATGACACAGCAGCGTTCCGGAGGCCGGTGGCAGGCTCTCGACGGAGGCCGTAGTGCTGGCAATGATGACGGCGTGATGCCGCGACAGGCCCGTCATGAGGCCGGGTCCGCGACCGCGAGTCACGAGGACACCCTGGTCCGCATGCTCTACGAGGAGCACGCGGGTCCGCTGCTGATGTTCGTGCTGCGGCTGACCGGCGGTGACCGGCAGCGCGCCGAGGACATCGTGCAGGAGACGCTGCTGCGGGCCTGGCGCAACGCGCACCGCCTCGGCGCCCAGGGGCAGCAGTCGCTGCGCCCGTGGCTGGTCACGGTGGCCCGGCGGATCGCGATCGACGAGCACCGCAGCGTCAGCGCCCGGCCGCCGGAGACGTACGACCGGGAGCTGGAGAGCTTCCCCAGCACCGCCGACGACACCGACCGGGTGCTGCAGCTGATGACGGTGACCGACAGCCTGCGTACGCTGAGCCAGTCGCACCGCGAGATCCTCGTCGAGACCTACTTCCGTGGCCGGACCGTTCCGGAGGCGGCGGAGGTGCTCGGCCTGCCTCTGGGTACGGCCAAGTCGCGTGTGTACTACGCCCTGCGGGCCCTGCGTACGGCTCTGCAGCAGCGGGGGGTGACCGAGTAA
- a CDS encoding AAA family ATPase, with amino-acid sequence MRPLRLDMAGFTVFREETTVDFTDADYFALVGPTGSGKSTVLDAICFALYGTVPRWGGTRGIGNALAPSAAEARVRLVFESAGSRYVATRVVRRDGRGNVKTAGAGLQLMPPGFDVTRLDTGMSLDDLGDVLAGTPAEMDEAVVAAVGLPYEQFTSCVVLPQGQFADFLHAKPATRQQILVNLLGLHVYEEVQTRATARSAKADNQLQVVDQHLEALADASEEAVTEAADRLAAMRALTTAVEQAVPGLERVRDRETELATARDAIAGELAALSRVRTPAGSAQVAEAAATARVRAEEAATAVRSAEEREDKTRGELAAAGDAGSLGLLLDRHVEFDRLTGQAEWFSGEVSVAEVEWKDAVAAAELAQHAHVGAEQLLEQARLDYAEAQTVDRAVALRAHLVAGHDCPVCEQPVTTVPAMPEGSAVQAAERQGKAARAAADVAAKAWKQRDAVARELERGLDRKRAQFEHHKSRLAEVKAALTDSPGQEALKAQLAELTRLQRKLDEAGAEVRAAREAQRGAQRAVAAAEEQQRAAWRAFDAVRDAVARFGPPPADRDDLAGAWATLVAWAAESARQREAARTEAVAAVEAAAQETRQARAAVLTLFTEAGLVAPAGGADADLLRAAAVAAATAEGTWQRLNDRREQALAYAEQRAGLVREHRVAKSLAGHLRANNFERWLLEEALDLLVAGASRILRELTSDQYELMHDKGEFYVIDQHDAGLRRGVRTLSGGETFQASLALALALSEQLAGMSTTAASLESIVLDEGFGTLDAGTLDVVAATLENLAARGDRMVGVVTHVHALAERVPVRFEVHKDARTAHVERVGL; translated from the coding sequence ATGAGACCTCTGCGGCTGGACATGGCGGGGTTCACGGTGTTCCGCGAGGAGACCACCGTCGACTTCACCGACGCCGACTATTTCGCCCTGGTCGGCCCGACCGGCTCGGGCAAGTCGACGGTGCTCGACGCGATCTGTTTCGCCCTGTACGGCACGGTGCCGCGGTGGGGCGGCACGCGCGGCATCGGCAACGCGCTCGCCCCCTCGGCGGCCGAGGCCCGGGTCCGGCTGGTCTTCGAGTCGGCGGGCTCGCGGTACGTGGCGACCCGCGTGGTGCGCCGCGACGGCCGCGGCAACGTCAAGACGGCCGGGGCCGGCCTGCAGCTGATGCCGCCCGGCTTCGACGTGACCCGGCTCGACACCGGCATGAGCCTGGACGATCTGGGTGATGTGCTGGCCGGCACACCGGCTGAGATGGACGAGGCCGTCGTCGCCGCCGTCGGGCTGCCCTACGAGCAGTTCACCAGCTGTGTGGTGCTGCCGCAGGGCCAGTTCGCCGACTTCCTGCACGCCAAGCCGGCCACCCGCCAGCAGATCCTGGTCAACCTGCTCGGCCTGCACGTCTACGAGGAGGTGCAGACCCGGGCAACCGCCCGCTCCGCCAAGGCCGACAACCAGCTCCAGGTCGTCGATCAGCATCTGGAGGCGCTGGCGGACGCGAGCGAGGAGGCGGTGACCGAGGCCGCCGACCGGCTCGCCGCGATGCGCGCGCTGACCACGGCTGTCGAGCAGGCGGTGCCCGGTCTCGAGCGGGTGCGCGACCGCGAGACCGAGCTGGCCACGGCCCGCGACGCGATCGCCGGGGAGCTGGCCGCGCTGTCGCGGGTGCGCACCCCGGCCGGCAGCGCGCAGGTCGCCGAGGCGGCGGCCACCGCGCGGGTCCGGGCCGAGGAAGCGGCGACCGCCGTGCGCTCGGCCGAGGAGCGCGAGGACAAGACGCGGGGCGAGCTCGCCGCCGCGGGGGACGCCGGCTCGCTCGGTCTGCTGCTCGACCGGCACGTCGAGTTCGACCGGCTCACCGGGCAGGCCGAGTGGTTCTCCGGTGAGGTGTCGGTCGCGGAGGTCGAGTGGAAGGACGCCGTCGCCGCTGCCGAGCTGGCCCAGCACGCCCATGTCGGCGCGGAACAACTGCTGGAGCAGGCCCGCCTGGACTATGCCGAGGCGCAGACCGTCGACCGGGCCGTGGCGCTGCGCGCGCATCTGGTGGCCGGGCACGACTGCCCGGTGTGTGAGCAACCGGTGACGACAGTGCCGGCCATGCCCGAGGGCTCGGCGGTGCAGGCGGCCGAGCGCCAGGGCAAGGCGGCCCGGGCCGCGGCCGACGTCGCGGCCAAGGCCTGGAAGCAGCGCGACGCGGTGGCCCGCGAGCTGGAACGCGGGCTGGACCGCAAGCGCGCCCAGTTCGAGCATCACAAGTCCCGGCTCGCCGAGGTCAAGGCGGCGCTGACCGACTCGCCCGGGCAGGAGGCGCTCAAGGCCCAGCTGGCCGAGCTGACCCGGTTGCAGCGCAAACTCGACGAGGCCGGGGCGGAGGTCCGGGCGGCCCGCGAGGCGCAGCGCGGAGCTCAGCGGGCCGTGGCCGCGGCCGAGGAGCAGCAACGGGCCGCGTGGCGCGCGTTCGACGCCGTACGGGACGCCGTGGCGCGGTTCGGGCCGCCCCCGGCCGACCGGGACGACCTCGCCGGGGCCTGGGCCACGCTGGTGGCGTGGGCGGCCGAGTCCGCCCGGCAGCGGGAGGCCGCCCGGACCGAGGCGGTCGCCGCTGTGGAGGCCGCCGCCCAGGAGACCCGGCAGGCCCGCGCGGCTGTGCTCACCCTGTTCACCGAGGCGGGCCTGGTGGCGCCGGCCGGGGGTGCCGACGCCGATCTCCTCCGGGCCGCGGCGGTCGCAGCGGCCACCGCCGAGGGGACCTGGCAGCGTCTCAACGACCGGCGCGAGCAGGCGCTGGCCTACGCCGAGCAGCGGGCCGGGCTGGTCCGCGAGCACCGGGTGGCCAAGTCGCTCGCCGGGCACCTGCGGGCCAACAACTTCGAGCGGTGGCTTCTCGAGGAGGCCCTCGACCTGCTGGTCGCCGGGGCGTCCCGGATCCTCCGCGAGCTCACCAGCGACCAGTACGAACTGATGCACGACAAGGGCGAGTTCTACGTCATCGACCAGCACGACGCCGGGCTGCGGCGCGGGGTGCGCACGCTGTCCGGCGGCGAGACGTTCCAGGCGTCACTGGCCCTGGCGCTCGCCCTGTCCGAGCAGCTGGCCGGCATGTCCACGACCGCGGCCAGCCTGGAGTCCATCGTGCTCGACGAGGGCTTCGGCACGCTGGACGCGGGCACGCTGGACGTGGTCGCCGCCACCTTGGAGAACCTGGCCGCCCGCGGGGACCGGATGGTCGGCGTGGTCACCCACGTCCACGCCCTGGCAGAACGCGTCCCGGTGCGCTTCGAGGTGCACAAGGACGCCCGGACGGCACACGTGGAAAGGGTCGGCCTGTGA
- a CDS encoding exonuclease SbcCD subunit D, with protein MRILHTSDWHVGKVLKGRTRHEEHIRVLAQVVDVARAERPDLVIVAGDLYDTAAPSPDATRVVTRALSALRQTGARVVAIGGNHDNGQALDALRPWADAAGIELRGSVRDKPEDLLLTGETASGERWRLAALPFLSQRYAIRAVEMYELTAAETQQTYADHIARLIARLTEGFAEPGAVNLLTAHLTVVGASAGGGEREAHTVMGYAVPATVFPQNAHYVALGHLHRSQRVIGPGPVRYCGSPLAIDFGEEENVPSVAIVDVSLDKAAQTRDVPITAAKTLRTVRGSLEQLATVNLPDAWLRVFVRETPRVGLREDVQELLPNALDVRIDPDMVPDRSGERMAQRAGRSPRELFGDYLDNRGITEDGVRELFDELYDEVSSEK; from the coding sequence ATGCGCATCCTGCACACGTCCGACTGGCATGTCGGAAAGGTCCTGAAGGGACGCACCCGGCACGAGGAGCACATCCGGGTGCTGGCCCAGGTCGTCGACGTGGCCCGGGCCGAGCGCCCCGACCTCGTCATCGTGGCCGGTGACCTCTATGACACCGCCGCGCCCTCGCCGGATGCCACCCGCGTGGTCACCCGGGCGCTGTCCGCGCTGCGCCAGACCGGGGCTCGGGTGGTCGCCATCGGTGGCAACCACGACAACGGGCAGGCCCTCGACGCGCTGCGACCGTGGGCCGACGCTGCGGGGATCGAGCTGCGGGGGTCCGTACGGGACAAGCCCGAGGATTTGCTCCTGACCGGGGAAACCGCCTCGGGCGAGCGCTGGCGGCTGGCCGCGCTGCCGTTCCTGTCGCAGCGCTATGCCATCCGGGCGGTGGAGATGTACGAGCTCACCGCGGCCGAGACCCAGCAGACCTACGCCGACCACATCGCCCGCCTGATCGCCCGGCTCACCGAGGGGTTCGCCGAGCCCGGCGCGGTCAACCTGCTCACCGCCCACCTCACCGTGGTCGGGGCCAGCGCCGGCGGTGGTGAGCGCGAGGCGCACACGGTCATGGGCTATGCGGTCCCGGCGACCGTCTTCCCGCAGAACGCGCACTATGTCGCGCTCGGCCACCTGCACCGCTCGCAGCGGGTGATCGGGCCGGGACCGGTGCGTTACTGCGGCAGCCCGCTCGCGATCGACTTCGGCGAGGAGGAAAACGTCCCCTCGGTCGCGATCGTCGACGTTTCCCTCGACAAGGCGGCCCAGACGCGCGACGTGCCGATCACCGCGGCCAAGACGTTGCGCACGGTGCGCGGCAGCCTCGAACAACTCGCCACGGTGAACCTTCCGGATGCCTGGCTGCGTGTCTTCGTCCGGGAGACGCCCCGGGTGGGGCTGCGCGAGGACGTGCAGGAGCTGCTGCCCAACGCGCTCGACGTGCGCATCGATCCCGACATGGTCCCGGACCGGTCCGGCGAGCGGATGGCCCAGCGGGCCGGCCGGTCCCCCCGCGAGCTCTTCGGTGACTACCTGGACAACCGCGGCATCACCGAGGACGGCGTCCGGGAATTGTTCGACGAGCTCTACGACGAGGTGAGCAGCGAAAAGTGA
- a CDS encoding ATP-binding protein — MIGVPEEAELANDPVGRVLGTADATPLQFWTAVTPGSYLQLDDVVVTSRDLPDREPVTIAGVVTQVRARHEGAQFDSDVFAIAEGTLPALVQEAAEITTTRVDPELYVPPAPGAVVRRATGSDRDAALHFDRMERRVPMGTGRDGVPVFLNADFLDGTRGAHVSISGISGVATKTSFATFLLYSVFRSGALGADGTNARALIFNVKGEDLLFLDHENTKLDDPTTAGYKLLGLPASAFPDVRVYAPPRAGDSSGAPDVNSRLTGVDSFYWTIEEFCDKRLLPYVFADADDERQQYTMVVHSVTAHLARHAVPAEGGISIDGRRLGSYGDLVDHIVDQLTDDETRSTWAGSAVNMGTVNAFARRLIGSKRDLSRLIRGDLAARRPHQIKTAESAQVTVVDLHNLPDRAQRFVVGVTLKTEFDDKEKSGTGRPLLFVVLDELNKYAPREGSSPIKEVLLDIAERGRSLGVILIGAQQTASEVERRIVTNSAIRVVGRLDPAEASRPEYGFLPPAMRQRALLARPGTMFVNQPDIPVPLCVEFPFPAWATRKSESGPPPSGTMRSIVQGVDPFAVVGGHSGSSDDDIPF, encoded by the coding sequence ATGATCGGCGTGCCCGAAGAAGCAGAGCTCGCCAATGACCCCGTCGGCCGGGTGCTCGGCACCGCCGACGCGACCCCGTTGCAGTTCTGGACGGCGGTGACCCCGGGCAGCTACCTGCAGCTCGACGACGTGGTCGTGACGAGCCGTGACCTGCCCGACCGCGAGCCGGTGACGATCGCCGGCGTGGTCACCCAGGTCCGCGCGCGGCACGAGGGCGCCCAGTTCGACTCGGACGTGTTCGCCATCGCCGAGGGCACCCTGCCCGCGCTGGTCCAGGAGGCCGCCGAGATCACCACCACCCGGGTCGACCCCGAGCTCTACGTGCCGCCCGCCCCCGGGGCCGTGGTGCGCCGCGCCACCGGGTCGGACCGGGACGCCGCGCTGCACTTCGACCGGATGGAGCGGCGGGTGCCGATGGGCACCGGCCGCGACGGCGTGCCGGTGTTCCTCAACGCCGACTTCCTCGACGGCACCCGCGGGGCGCACGTGTCGATCTCCGGCATCTCCGGCGTGGCGACCAAGACCAGCTTCGCGACGTTCCTGCTCTACTCGGTGTTCCGCTCGGGCGCGCTGGGCGCGGACGGCACCAACGCCCGCGCGCTGATCTTCAACGTCAAGGGCGAGGACCTGCTCTTCCTCGACCATGAGAACACCAAGCTCGACGACCCCACCACGGCGGGTTACAAGCTGCTCGGGCTGCCCGCTTCGGCGTTCCCCGACGTACGGGTCTACGCACCGCCGCGGGCCGGTGACTCGTCCGGCGCGCCCGACGTCAACAGCCGCCTGACCGGCGTCGACAGCTTCTACTGGACGATCGAGGAGTTCTGCGACAAGCGGCTGCTGCCGTACGTCTTCGCCGACGCCGACGACGAGCGTCAGCAGTACACGATGGTGGTCCACTCGGTGACCGCCCACCTGGCCCGGCACGCGGTGCCCGCCGAGGGTGGCATCAGCATCGACGGCCGGCGCCTCGGGTCGTACGGCGACCTCGTCGATCACATCGTCGACCAGCTCACCGATGACGAGACCCGGTCCACCTGGGCCGGCAGCGCGGTCAACATGGGCACGGTCAACGCGTTCGCCCGCCGGTTGATCGGCAGCAAGCGCGACCTGTCCCGGCTGATCCGCGGTGACCTGGCCGCCCGCCGCCCGCACCAGATCAAGACCGCCGAGAGCGCCCAGGTCACCGTGGTCGACCTGCACAACCTGCCGGACCGCGCGCAGCGCTTCGTGGTCGGCGTGACGCTCAAGACCGAGTTCGACGACAAGGAGAAGTCCGGCACCGGGCGGCCGTTGCTGTTCGTGGTCCTCGACGAGCTCAACAAGTACGCCCCGCGCGAGGGTTCCTCGCCGATCAAGGAGGTGCTGCTCGACATCGCCGAGCGCGGCCGGTCGTTGGGGGTGATCCTGATCGGTGCCCAGCAGACCGCCAGCGAGGTGGAACGCCGCATCGTCACCAACTCGGCGATCCGGGTGGTGGGCCGGCTCGACCCGGCCGAGGCGTCCCGCCCGGAGTACGGCTTCCTGCCCCCGGCCATGCGCCAGCGCGCGCTGCTCGCCCGGCCCGGCACGATGTTCGTCAACCAGCCCGACATCCCGGTGCCGCTGTGCGTGGAGTTCCCGTTCCCGGCGTGGGCCACCCGCAAGTCCGAGTCCGGCCCGCCGCCGTCCGGCACGATGCGCTCGATCGTGCAGGGGGTCGACCCGTTCGCGGTGGTCGGCGGGCACAGCGGCTCGTCGGACGACGACATTCCGTTCTAG
- a CDS encoding pyrimidine reductase family protein has protein sequence MILPEDLTDSYPRQASPCLRVNFVASIDGAVTVDGKSGGLGGPGDKRIFDTLRMLCDALVVAAGTVRTEKYDALRLDAGARAWRQAHDLPEFPLMAVVSGSLELDPEQLIFSDAPVKPLVFTRAGATPPPGLTEVAEIIVMRDLADMVAELHRRGATQLLCEGGPSLVGGLIAEDLVDEVCLTVSPLLAGGTAGRMASGTPGPPRPMALRHVLSEEGMLFLRYARST, from the coding sequence ATGATCCTCCCCGAAGATCTGACGGATAGCTACCCGCGGCAGGCATCGCCCTGCCTGCGCGTCAACTTCGTCGCCAGCATCGACGGCGCTGTGACGGTGGACGGCAAGTCGGGTGGCCTGGGCGGCCCCGGTGACAAGCGGATCTTCGACACGCTGCGGATGCTCTGTGACGCCCTGGTGGTGGCGGCGGGCACCGTGCGTACCGAAAAATATGACGCCCTGCGGCTCGATGCCGGCGCCCGGGCCTGGCGCCAGGCCCACGACCTGCCGGAATTTCCGCTGATGGCGGTGGTCTCGGGGTCGTTGGAGCTGGACCCGGAGCAGTTGATCTTCTCCGACGCGCCGGTCAAGCCGCTGGTGTTCACCCGGGCCGGGGCCACGCCGCCGCCCGGCCTGACCGAGGTGGCCGAGATCATCGTCATGCGTGACCTCGCGGACATGGTGGCCGAGCTGCACCGTCGCGGCGCCACCCAACTTCTCTGCGAGGGCGGTCCCAGCCTGGTCGGCGGGCTGATCGCCGAAGATCTGGTCGACGAGGTCTGCCTCACCGTCTCGCCGTTGCTCGCCGGCGGCACCGCCGGTCGCATGGCGTCCGGCACCCCGGGCCCGCCGCGCCCGATGGCACTGCGCCACGTCCTCTCCGAGGAGGGCATGCTTTTCCTTCGGTACGCCCGGAGCACCTAA
- a CDS encoding LacI family DNA-binding transcriptional regulator has product MTRQPLRSPGRPTLDAVAARAGVGRGTASRVLNGSSQVSPQAKAAVEAAIVELGYVPNRAARQLVTQRTDSVALVVSESQERLFGEPFFAGVLRGINAALLETPLQLWLAMAASPEQRERVVNHLTGHHVDGVLLLSLHDEDPLPAILRERGMPFVLGGRPAEPGPDDFLVDVDNVAGARMAVEFLHENGARKVATVAGPQDMTAGHGRLAGYRAAVRNEALIEYGDFSEDGGAGAMKALLARAPDLDAVFAASDLMASGALRALRDADRRVPQDVALVGFEDAPVARQTQPPLTTVHQPVEEMGRRMAELLVSLIRREPVENSHVLLDTHLVRRGSA; this is encoded by the coding sequence ATGACCAGGCAGCCCCTCCGCTCCCCGGGACGCCCGACGCTCGATGCCGTCGCGGCGCGCGCCGGGGTCGGCCGGGGCACCGCGTCCCGCGTACTCAACGGATCCTCACAGGTCAGCCCGCAGGCCAAGGCCGCCGTCGAGGCAGCCATCGTGGAGCTGGGCTACGTGCCCAACCGCGCCGCCCGCCAGCTGGTCACCCAGCGCACCGACTCGGTCGCGCTCGTGGTGTCCGAGTCGCAGGAACGCCTGTTCGGTGAGCCCTTCTTCGCCGGTGTGCTGCGCGGCATCAACGCCGCGCTGCTGGAGACGCCGCTGCAGCTCTGGCTGGCCATGGCGGCCTCGCCCGAGCAGCGCGAGCGGGTCGTCAACCACCTGACCGGCCACCACGTCGACGGGGTGCTGCTGCTGTCGCTGCACGACGAGGACCCGCTGCCGGCCATCCTGCGCGAGCGCGGCATGCCGTTCGTGCTGGGCGGCCGGCCAGCCGAGCCCGGCCCGGACGACTTCCTCGTCGACGTCGACAACGTCGCCGGCGCCCGGATGGCCGTGGAGTTCCTGCACGAGAACGGCGCCCGCAAGGTCGCCACCGTGGCCGGGCCGCAGGACATGACCGCCGGTCACGGCCGGCTCGCCGGTTACCGCGCCGCGGTCCGCAACGAGGCACTGATCGAGTACGGCGACTTCAGCGAGGACGGCGGCGCCGGCGCGATGAAGGCGCTGCTGGCCCGCGCCCCCGATCTCGACGCGGTGTTCGCAGCCTCCGACCTGATGGCCAGCGGTGCGCTGCGCGCGCTGCGGGACGCCGACCGGCGCGTGCCGCAGGACGTCGCGCTCGTCGGCTTCGAGGACGCCCCGGTCGCCCGGCAGACCCAGCCGCCGCTGACCACGGTCCACCAGCCCGTCGAGGAGATGGGCCGGCGCATGGCGGAGCTCCTGGTCAGCCTCATCCGCCGGGAGCCCGTCGAGAATTCCCACGTGCTGCTCGACACCCATCTGGTCCGTCGCGGATCAGCCTGA
- a CDS encoding amino acid-binding ACT domain-containing protein, giving the protein MLLRVRVTLPDRPGALGQVARTLGVAGADIVQVVVLERLGGRAVDDFTVVWPGAARVERLLAGLAAIPGVQVDGVWKAIGAPVSGGHDAELLAQVAANPQDGLATLVDAVPGLLAADWAAAAVVPADWAARSAGFSAGLSTGSEPSVAYASWRAPDPLRLPEVTPLRERPMTGPDGTKYAVAPFGRAGLVLVVARPEDEELPGAAFHITEVDRIAQLVRAAAVILGDRLDRAGVPPVATAVTDPS; this is encoded by the coding sequence ATGTTGCTGCGGGTACGGGTCACTCTGCCGGACCGCCCGGGTGCCCTCGGCCAGGTCGCCCGCACGCTGGGCGTAGCCGGTGCCGACATCGTCCAGGTAGTGGTGCTGGAGCGGCTCGGCGGCCGGGCCGTCGACGACTTCACCGTCGTGTGGCCGGGTGCCGCCCGGGTCGAGCGCCTGCTCGCCGGTCTCGCCGCCATCCCGGGCGTCCAGGTCGACGGCGTCTGGAAGGCCATCGGCGCGCCGGTCTCCGGCGGCCACGACGCCGAGCTGCTGGCCCAGGTCGCCGCAAACCCGCAGGACGGGCTGGCCACGCTGGTCGACGCGGTGCCCGGCCTGCTCGCCGCCGACTGGGCCGCAGCCGCCGTGGTGCCGGCCGACTGGGCCGCCCGCTCGGCCGGTTTCTCGGCCGGCCTCTCCACCGGTTCCGAGCCGTCGGTCGCCTACGCGAGCTGGCGCGCCCCCGACCCGTTGCGCCTGCCGGAGGTCACCCCGCTCCGCGAACGGCCGATGACCGGTCCCGACGGCACCAAGTACGCGGTGGCCCCGTTCGGCCGCGCCGGGCTGGTCCTCGTGGTCGCCCGCCCGGAGGACGAGGAACTGCCCGGCGCCGCCTTCCACATCACCGAGGTGGACCGGATCGCCCAGCTCGTCCGCGCGGCCGCAGTGATCCTCGGCGACCGCCTCGACCGGGCCGGTGTGCCGCCGGTCGCAACGGCTGTGACTGACCCCTCATAG
- a CDS encoding GNAT family N-acetyltransferase — translation MALWRIRATVDDRPGYLSVLTASLALRAVNILAVQVHTTEEGAVDDFLVDAPDTMSEQELHAAITRGRGREAFVTRAEAQGLADQPTRALALAGRLVHDPDALGEALVALLDAAEARWRPAGTVVLHGYDEQHMTLIDPAGGTYQVVRPAPAFTPAEYARAQALVEVSSAILRRTAGHTTLLLPDGAELLVREATPDDVDGVRRLHAACSPESRQQRYLTGLEAPSETRLRRLIEPASGVTLLALHLDPATGTEHVVAMANLLSEGDLGEVALLVADAWQRRGIGTALLRRLTTAATSADLEVLIAHLAADNVAALRTLRRLGATPGDRDGALTTVTLPLPGHHPAANETPATSG, via the coding sequence ATGGCACTGTGGCGGATCAGGGCAACGGTCGACGACCGTCCCGGATACCTGTCTGTGCTGACGGCGAGCCTGGCGCTGCGGGCGGTGAACATCCTCGCCGTACAGGTGCACACCACCGAGGAAGGCGCGGTCGACGACTTCCTGGTGGACGCCCCCGACACCATGTCGGAGCAGGAGCTGCACGCGGCCATCACCCGCGGCCGTGGCCGGGAGGCGTTCGTCACCCGGGCCGAGGCGCAGGGTCTGGCCGACCAGCCCACCCGCGCCCTGGCCCTGGCCGGTCGGCTGGTGCACGACCCGGACGCGCTCGGCGAGGCGCTGGTCGCCCTGCTCGACGCGGCCGAGGCCCGCTGGCGCCCGGCAGGCACCGTGGTCCTGCACGGCTACGACGAGCAGCACATGACCCTGATCGACCCGGCCGGCGGCACCTACCAGGTGGTCCGCCCGGCCCCGGCGTTCACCCCGGCCGAATACGCCCGGGCCCAGGCCCTGGTCGAGGTGAGCAGCGCGATCCTGCGCCGCACGGCCGGCCACACCACCCTGCTGCTGCCCGACGGCGCCGAGCTGCTGGTGCGCGAGGCCACCCCCGACGACGTCGACGGCGTCCGTCGCCTGCACGCGGCCTGCTCGCCCGAGTCCCGCCAGCAGCGCTACCTGACCGGCCTGGAGGCGCCCAGCGAAACCCGCCTGCGCCGGCTGATCGAGCCGGCCTCGGGGGTGACCCTGCTGGCCCTGCACCTCGACCCGGCCACCGGCACCGAACACGTGGTTGCGATGGCCAACCTGCTCTCCGAGGGCGACCTGGGCGAGGTGGCCCTGCTGGTCGCCGACGCCTGGCAACGCCGCGGCATCGGCACCGCCCTGCTGCGCCGCCTCACCACCGCAGCCACCAGCGCCGACCTCGAAGTCCTGATCGCCCACCTCGCCGCCGACAACGTGGCCGCCCTGCGCACCCTCCGCCGCCTCGGCGCCACCCCCGGCGACCGCGACGGGGCCCTGACCACGGTCACCCTGCCCCTCCCCGGCCACCACCCGGCCGCCAACGAGACTCCTGCCACCTCCGGGTGA
- the bioD gene encoding dethiobiotin synthase, which produces MDEGQAYRPAPRHPGTGEWRGIVIITGTDAGVGKTAAASAVAAAAQAAGLRVAVIKVGQTGTADGGPTDTDLVNRLAAPHTCRALASYPESLAPLSAAKVAGLAPLELYEVVDAVRGAADKHDLVLVEGVGGLLVPMGVRPSGDPWTVADLATTLGAQTIVVARAGLGTMNHTALTLEALDRRGVTAKVVLGDWPVHPGLGHWANFTELVPHLVGALPAGADRMDPGVFQRSAPGWLTPALYGVLDDWRVWAEDVPG; this is translated from the coding sequence GTGGACGAGGGGCAGGCGTATCGGCCGGCGCCGCGGCATCCCGGGACCGGGGAGTGGCGGGGCATCGTGATCATCACGGGCACCGACGCGGGGGTGGGCAAGACCGCTGCCGCTTCGGCCGTCGCGGCGGCTGCGCAGGCTGCGGGGCTGCGGGTGGCCGTGATCAAGGTGGGACAGACCGGTACGGCCGACGGCGGCCCCACCGACACCGACCTGGTCAACCGGCTCGCCGCACCGCACACCTGCCGGGCCCTCGCGTCGTACCCGGAGTCGCTGGCGCCGTTGTCCGCGGCGAAGGTCGCCGGGCTGGCACCGCTGGAGCTGTACGAGGTCGTCGATGCCGTCCGGGGTGCGGCGGACAAGCATGATCTCGTGCTGGTCGAGGGCGTCGGGGGTCTGCTGGTGCCGATGGGGGTGCGGCCGTCGGGTGACCCGTGGACCGTGGCGGATCTGGCGACCACGCTGGGCGCTCAGACGATTGTGGTGGCTCGGGCCGGGCTGGGCACGATGAACCACACGGCGCTGACCCTGGAGGCCCTGGACCGGCGTGGGGTGACCGCCAAGGTGGTGCTCGGGGACTGGCCGGTGCACCCGGGACTGGGGCACTGGGCCAATTTCACCGAGCTGGTGCCGCATCTGGTGGGTGCGCTGCCGGCGGGGGCGGACCGGATGGACCCCGGGGTGTTCCAGCGGTCGGCGCCCGGGTGGCTGACCCCGGCGCTGTACGGGGTGCTCGACGACTGGCGGGTCTGGGCCGAGGACGTACCGGGATAG